In the Setaria italica strain Yugu1 chromosome VI, Setaria_italica_v2.0, whole genome shotgun sequence genome, one interval contains:
- the LOC101757351 gene encoding COP9 signalosome complex subunit 6a, whose amino-acid sequence MSAPSDPATAAGQAPAPAAASAASSSGLTFKLHPLVIVNVSDHHTRVKAQAACSGDSSSSSGAAAGQPPRVFGCVIGVQRGRTVEIFNSFELVLDPVSGTLDRTFLEKKQELYKKVFPDFYVLGWYSTGSDVQDTDMQIHKALMDINESPVYLLLNPAINLSQKDLPVTIYESELHVIDGSPQLIFVRSNYTIETVEAERISVDHVAHLKPSDGGSAATQLAAHLTGIHSAIKMLNSRVRVIHQYLVAMQKGEIPVDNSLLRQVSSLVRRLPAMESQKFQDDFLMEYNDTLLMTYLAMFTNCSSTMNELVEKINTSYERPATRRGGRGAFM is encoded by the exons ATGTCGGCGCCCTCCGACCCCGCCACGGCCGCTGGCCAAGCGCCCGCCCCTGCGGCTGCGTCCGCCGCCTCCAGCAGCGGCCTCACCTTCAAGCTCCACCCCCTCGTCATTGTGAACGTCTCGGACCACCACACCCGCGTCAAGGCCCAGGCCGCCTGCTCCGGGGACAGCTCCTCCTCgtccggggcggcggcggggcagccgCCGAGGGTGTTCGGGTGCGTGATCGGGGTGCAGCGCGGGCGGACGGTGGAGATCTTCAACAGCTTCGAGCTCGTGCTCGACCCCGTCTCCGGCACCCTCGACCGCACCTTCCTCGAGAAGAAGCAGGAGCTCT ATAAGAAGGTGTTCCCCGACTTCTACGTGCTGGGATGGTACTCCACTGGAAGTGATGTGCAGGACACGGACATGCAAATCCACAAAGCC TTGATGGACATTAACGAAAGCCCTGTTTATCTTCTATTAAATCCTGCAATCAACCTCTCCCAGAAGGACCTCCCCGTGACTATCTATGAGAGTG AGTTGCATGTCATCGATGGAAGTCCTCAGCTCATCTTTGTCAGATCAAATTATACAATTGAG ACTGTGGAAGCTGAGAGGATATCTGTAGACCATGTTGCCCATCTCAAACCATCTGATGGCGGCTCAGCAGCAACTCAGT TGGCTGCTCATCTTACAGGAATACACAGTGCCATCAAGATGCTCAATAGCAGGGTCCGTGTTATCCATCAGTATCTTGTTGCCATGCAAAAAG GTGAGATTCCAGTGGATAATTCGCTGCTTAGACAAGTCTCAAGCCTCGTAAGAAGGCTACCGGCTATGGAGTCACAGAAATTCCAAGATGACTTCTTAATG GAATACAACGACACTCTCCTCATGACTTACCTTGCTATGTTCACTAACTGTTCAAG CACAATGAACGAGTTGGTTGAGAAGATCAACACAAGCTATGAGAGACCCGCAACCAGGAGAGGAGGGCGAGGTGCTTTCATGTAG
- the LOC101756953 gene encoding F-box protein At-B: MEKKPRAAAGGGDDGGGSRGEASGSSEGGGLVERLPEALLVEVLGRLEVDDACSAAASCRALRGAASAAISAITTIDLSAFAPSNAILSRILAGNGAVRSLTVNCSLLDDSAASVIAKGSLRELSLLKCSFTMSFFMAIGERCGNLRSLKLEMAVAPEVLYPRYSGFGTCLARIYAGCGCLETLWVKFPLLDPCTADYENGMHFIPSTVKELLLQPVSHLRAKTVFTKTTSLKKHITDSLGSLSLVLDTITDELVILITSNVRNLVELCLEDGPVTQPNLPEDLTNIGLQALGLCHNLRHLSLTRRYCDFRRVNDFGILMLADGCKQLRTIRFGGFSKVSDAGYAALLHSGKDLKKFEVSNGSCLSDLACLDLDKAAPNITEVRLLNCALLTSDTAISLAPCTNLKVLDLSGCKSIADSGLVSISQLSRLTLLDLAGADITDAGLSALGNGRCLISSLCLRGCRRIGSNGIASLLCGTGTINKTLVSLDIGNVPRISCRAVTVIVKNCEQLSSLCLRNCLLITDSSLEVLGSMGRDSKCSLRMLDLAYCSKLSRNFLRLFEPPLFRGLRWLGVGKNVVQRRGCSPTVAELLEQKPGLTICGNACDMGCRNKCHPDIRFIQ, encoded by the exons ATGGAGAAAAAAcctcgagccgccgccggcggcggcgacgacggaggcggcagccgcggcgAGGCCTCCGGAAGCTCTGAAGGTGGAGGTCTGGTCGAAAGGCTCCCCGAGGCGCTCCTGGTGGAGGTGCTCGGCCGGCTCGAGGTGGACGACGCCTGCTCCGCCGCTGCGTCCTGCCGGGCGCTCCGCGGCGCCGCttccgccgccatctccgccaTCACAACCATCGATCTCTCT GCGTTTGCTCCGTCGAACGCGATCCTGAGCAGGATTCTCGCGGGGAACGGCGCGGTCCGCAGCCTCACCGTCAATTGCAGCCTCCTCGACGACTCCGCGGCCTCTGTCATCGCGAAGGGTAGCCTCCGCGAGCTCTCGCTTCTGAAGTGCTCGTTCACGATGAGCTTCTTTATGGCTATTGGTGAGAGATGCGGCAATTTAAG ATCATTAAAGCTGGAGATGGCAGTTGCCCCAGAAGTTTTGTATCCTCGTTACTCTGGATTTGGTACTTGCCTAGCACGTATCTACGCGGGATGTGGTTGCTTGGAG ACTCTTTGGGTGAAGTTCCCTCTGCTAGATCCGTGCACTGCTGATTATGAGAATGGGATGCATTTTATTCCTAGTACCGTCAAGGAACTGTTGCTGCAACCTGTGTCTCATTTGCGGGCAAAGACGGTCTTCACTAAAACCACATCTCTGAAAAAACACATCACTGACAGTTTGGGATCACTCTCTTTAGTTCTTGACACAATAACGGATGAGCTTGTTATCTTGATCACCAGTAATGTCCGTAACTTAGTTGAGCTCTGCCTGGAAGATGGACCTGTTACCCAACCAAATTTGCCTGAAGATTTGACCAATATCGGCCTTCAAGCTCTTGGCTTGTGCCACAACTTGAGACATTTATCGCTGACACGTCGTTACTGTGATTTCAGACGTGTAAATGACTTTGGGATACTGATGCTTGCTGATGGATGCAAGCAACTCAGAACCATTAGATTTGGTGGCTTTTCTAAAGTAAGCGATGCAGGGTATGCAGCCCTTCTCCATTCTGGCAAGGACCTGAAGAAATTTGAGGTCAGTAATGGCTCCTGCTTGTCAGACTTGGCATGCCTTGATCTTGATAAGGCAGCTCCGAATATTACAGAAGTGAGATTGCTTAATTGTGCTCTCCTAACTAGTGATACAGCCATATCTCTCGCACCCTGCACTAACTTAAAGGTTCTTGATCTATCTGGTTGCAAGAGCATTGCAGACTCTGGCTTGGTTTCCATCTCACAGCTTTCCAGGCTAACTCTACTGGACCTTGCTGGAGCTGACATCACTGATGCTGGTTTATCAGCACTTGGGAATGGGAGGTGCCTGATATCTTCTTTGTGCTTGAGAGGGTGCAGAAGGATTGGCAGTAATGGAATAGCTTCACTGTTGTGCGGGACTGGTACCATCAACAAAACTTTAGTGTCACTTGACATTGGGAATGTGCCGAGGATATCATGTCGAGCTGTGACAGTGATCGTCAAGAACTGTGAGCAGCTAAGCAGCCTGTGTCTGCGGAACTGCCTCCTCATAACCGATTCATCTCTTGAGGTGCTAGGTTCGATGGGCCGTGACTCCAAATGTTCCCTGAGAATGCTTGATCTCGCCTACTGCAGTAAGTTGTCTCGTAACTTCCTGAGACTCTTTGAGCCACCATTGTTTCGAGGCCTGCGGTGGCTTGGCGTTGGGAAGAATGTGGTTCAACGTCGTGGCTGCAGTCCAACGGTTGCAGAGCTTCTGGAGCAGAAGCCAGGATTGACTATATGTGGCAATGCGTGCGACATGGGCTGCAGGAACAAGTGCCATCCTGATATTCGTTTTATTCAGTAG
- the LOC101756536 gene encoding pentatricopeptide repeat-containing protein At1g80150, mitochondrial, producing the protein MLSLGAIRKLCAAFDAVALTVIAAGLSRPPSGRHPFSSAHAHSPYPADFPTIAACRAAVSASKGSSRSSSRRRQPSPSPSSSPAAAAKEEEQPVLVRIKHERDPERLYELFRANAHNRLLVENRFAFEDTVARLAGARRNDLVEEILEQHKALPQGRREGFVVRIIGLYGKAGMPDHALRTFQEMGMYGCPRTAKSLNAAMKVLIRARLFDEALRLFEEGSEKYGVDLDDISYNTVVKMFCDMGELRAAYRAMQMMEEAGVRPDVITYTTLMAAFYKYGQREVGDGLWNLMRLRGCNPTLTSYNVRIQFLINRRRGWEANDLVRKMYAAGIKPDEITYNLIIKGFFMMGEHEMATTVFGAMHGRGCKPNSKVYQTMVHYLCEKRDFDLAFRFCKDSMEKNWFPSVDTINQLLKGLMAISKDRNAREIMKLVTGRKPSYSDDDIMVFKDILSHGKAGR; encoded by the coding sequence ATGCTCTCCCTGGGCGCCATTCGCAAGCTCTGCGCCGCCTTCGACGCCGTCGCGCTCACAGTCATCGCCGCGGGGCTCTCTCGGCCGCCCTCTGGCCGCCACCCATTCTCCTCCGCGCACGCGCACTCCCCGTATCCCGCCGACTTCCCCACCATCGCGGCCTGCCGCGCCGCAGTCTCCGCCTCCAAgggcagcagccgcagcagcagccgtcgccgccagccgtccccctccccctcatcctcccccgccgccgccgccaaggaggaggagcagccggTGCTGGTCAGGATCAAGCACGAGCGGGACCCGGAGCGGCTGTACGAGCTGTTCAGGGCCAATGCGCACAACCGCCTGCTGGTGGAGAACCGCTTCGCGTTCGAGGACACGGTGGCGCGCCTGGCAGGTGCTCGACGGAATGATCTCGTGGAGGAGATCCTCGAGCAGCATAAGGCGCTGCCCCAGGGGAGGCGCGAAGGGTTCGTAGTCAGGATCATCGGCCTCTACGGGAAGGCCGGGATGCCGGACCACGCTCTGCGAACATTCCAGGAGATGGGGATGTACGGATGCCCGCGCACAGCCAAGTCCCTCAATGCCGCCATGAAGGTTCTGATACGAGCACGGCTCTTTGATGAGGCCCTGCGGCTGTTTGAGGAGGGATCAGAGAAGTATGGCGTTGATCTGGATGACATCTCGTATAACACGGTGGTGAAGATGTTTTGCGACATGGGGGAATTGCGTGCAGCTTACCGGGCTATGCAGATGATGGAGGAGGCAGGTGTGCGACCAGATGTCATCACGTACACGACGCTCATGGCTGCGTTTTATAAGTACGGCCAGCGTGAGGTTGGGGATGGTTTGTGGAACCTCATGAGGCTGAGGGGTTGCAACCCAACACTTACTAGCTACAATGTGAGGATCCAATTCCTGATTAACAGGAGAAGGGGCTGGGAGGCAAATGATTTGGTGCGGAAAATGTATGCAGCAGGGATCAAACCAGATGAGATCACATACAATCTAATTATCAAGGGTTTCTTCATGATGGGTGAGCATGAGATGGCCACGACGGTGTTTGGTGCTATGCATGGGAGAGGATGCAAGCCAAACAGTAAGGTTTACCAGACAATGGTCCATTACCTCTGTGAGAAAAGGGACTTTGATTTGGCATTCAGGTTTTGCAAGGATAGCATGGAGAAGAACTGGTTTCCCAGTGTTGATACTATTAACCAGCTGTTGAAAGGCCTCATGGCAATCTCAAAGGATAGGAATGCGAGAGAGATAATGAAGTTGGTTACTGGGAGAAAACCTTCGTATTCAGATGATGACATAATGGTCTTCAAAGACATATTGTCTCATGGAAAGGCTGGAAGATAA